From Cyprinus carpio isolate SPL01 chromosome A7, ASM1834038v1, whole genome shotgun sequence, a single genomic window includes:
- the LOC109061084 gene encoding coatomer subunit beta-like has protein sequence MTAAENVCYTLINVTNDSEPPSEVSLKADLEKGEIKAKTEALKKVIIMILNGEKLPGLLMTIIRFVLPLQDHTIKKLLLVFWEIVPKTTPDGKLLQEMILVCDAYRKDLQHPNEFIRGSTLRFLCKLKESELLEPLMPAIRACLEHRHSYVRRNAVLAIYTIYRNFEHLIPDAPELIHDFLVNEKDASCKRNAFMMLIHADQDRALDYLSTCIDQVHTFGDILQLVIVELIYKVCHANPSERARFIRCIYNLLQSSSPAVKYEAAGTLVTLSSAPTAIKAAAQCYIDLIIKESDNNVKLIVLDRLIELKEHPTHERVLQDLVMDILRVLTTPDLEVRKKTLQLALDLVSSRNVEELVIVLKKEVIKTNNVTEHEDTDKYRQLLVRTLHSCSVRFPDMAANVIPVLMEFLSDTNEAAAADVLEFVREAIQRFDNLRPLIIEKMLEVFHAVKTVKIYRGALWILGEYCSTKEDIQSVMTEVRRSLGEIPIVENELKKESGDVKPEEEVTAAPAPKLVTEMGTYVTQSALSTSRPSKKEEDRPPLRGFLMDGDFYVAASLATTLTKVALRYVALAEDKKRQNSFVAEAMLIMATVLHLGKSSLPKKQITDDDVDRISLCLKVLSECSPLMNDIFNKECRRSLSHMLAVRLEEEKLSQKKESEKRNVTVQADDPISFMQLTAKNEITSKEDQFQLSLLAAMGNTQRKEAADPLASKLNKVTQLTGFSDPVYAEAYVHVNQYDIVLDVLVVNQTSDTLQNCTLELATLGDLKLVEKPSPLTLAPHDFANIKANVKVASTENGIIFGNIVYDVSGAASDRNCVVLSDIHIDIMDYIQPASCTDAEFRQMWAEFEWENKVTVNTNITDLAEYLQHILNSTNMKCLTPEKALSGICGFMAANLYARSIFGEDALANVSIEKPIHMGPDAPVNGHIRIRAKSQGMALSLGDKINLSQKKSVS, from the exons ATGACAGCTGCGGAGAATGTGTGTTACACTCTCATCAATGTCACCAATGACTCTGAACCACCATCAGAAGTCAGCCTGAAAGCTGATTTAG AAAAGGGGGAAATCAAAGCCAAGACAGAGGCTTTGAAAAAGGTCATCATCATGATCCTGAATGGAGAGAAACTTCCAGGCCTGTTAATGACCATTATTCGGTTTGTGCTGCCTCTTCAGGACCACACAATTAAAAAACTATTACTAGTTTTTTGGGAGATTGTTCCCAAAACTACTCCTGATGGCAAACTTCTTCAGGAGATGATTTTGGTCTGTGATGCCTACAGGAAG GATCTCCAGCATCCCAACGAGTTCATCCGGGGCTCCACCCTGCGCTTCCTGTGCAAGCTGAAGGAATCTGAGCTGCTGGAGCCCCTCATGCCAGCAATCCGCGCCTGTCTGGAGCATCGTCACAGCTATGTACGCCGCAATGCAGTCCTGGCCATCTACACTATCTACAG gaACTTTGAGCACCTGATCCCAGACGCTCCTGAGTTGATTCATGATTTTCTTGTAAATGAGAAAGACGCAAGCTGCAAGAGAAATGCTTTTATGATGCTGATTCATGCAGATCAG GATCGAGCTTTGGACTACCTTAGCACCTGTATTGATCAGGTGCATACTTTTGGAGACATTCTACAGCTCGTCATTGTGGAACTGATTTATAAG GTCTGTCATGCCAACCCCTCGGAGAGAGCTCGTTTCATCCGTTGCATCTACAACCTGCTGCAGTCGTCCAGTCCTGCtgtaaaatatgaagcagctggAACTCTGGTGACTCTGTCCAGTGCCCCCACCGCCATCAAG GCTGCTGCTCAGTGCTACATTGATCTGATCATTAAAGAGAGTGACAACAACGTCAAGCTCATTGTTCTGGACAGACTGATCGAGCTGAAGGAACACCCCACACATGAGCGTGTGCTGCAG gacCTTGTGATGGATATTCTGAGGGTTTTGACCACTCCTGATCTTGAGGTCCGCAAGAAGACCCTACAGCTGGCCCTGGACCTGGTGTCATCCCGCAATGTGGAGGAG ctggTTATAGTGCTAAAGAAAGAAGTCATCAAAACCAACAATGTGACTGAGCATGAGGACACAGACAAGTACAGGCAGCTGCTCGTTCGCACCCTCCACTCCTGTAGCGTGCGCTTCCCTGACATGGCGGCCAATGTCATCCCTGTG CTGATGGAGTTCCTGAGTGACACTAACGAGGCAGCCGCAGCCGATGTGCTGGAGTTTGTGCGTGAGGCAATTCAGAGGTTTGACAACCTTAGACCTCTCATCATTGAGAAGATGCTAGAGGTGTTTCACGCTGTCAAGACGGTCAA GATTTACAGAGGAGCCCTGTGGATTTTGGGTGAATATTGCAGCACTAAAGAGGACATCCAGAGTGTCATGACAGAAGTCCGCAGATCTTTGGGAGAG ATCCCAATTGTGGAAAACGAGTTGAAAAAGGAGTCTGGAGACGTGAAACCTGAGGAGGAGGTGACTGCAGCTCCAGCTCCTAAGTTGGTGACAGAAATGGGCACTTACGTCACTCAGAGTGCCCTGAGCACCTCCAGACCATCCAAAAAAGAGGAGGACAG GCCTCCTCTGAGGGGTTTCCTGATGGATGGAGACTTTTACGTTGCTGCCTCTTTGGCCACCACCCTCACCAAAGTGGCCTTGCGCTATGTTGCCCTTGCGGAagacaaaaaaaggcaaaat TCATTCGTGGCGGAGGCTATGCTGATCATGGCCACTGTGCTCCATCTGGGCAAGTCGTCTCTACCCAAGAAGCAAATCACCGATGATGACGTGGACCGGATCTCACTGTGCCTCAAGGTCTTGTCTGAGTGCTCGCCCCTCATGAATGACATCTTTAACAAGGAATGCCGCAGATCTCTGTCCCATATGCTCGCTGTCAGACTGGAGGAGGAGAAACTGTCTCAGAAG aaagAGTCTGAGAAGCGCAATGTAACAGTTCAGGCGGATGATCCGATCTCCTTCATGCAGCTGACCGCTAAGAATGAGATCACATCCAAAGAGGATCAGTTTCAGCTCAGTCTGCTGGCTGCTATGGGCAATACTCAGAGGAAAGAAGCTGCAGACCCTCTGGCCTCTAAACTTAATAAG GTCACCCAATTGACTGGTTTCTCAGATCCAGTGTACGCAGAAGCCTATGTCCATGTAAATCAGTATGACATCGTCCTGGACGTCCTGGTTGTTAATCAGACTAGCGACACCCTACAGAACTGTACCCTGGAGCTGGCAACACTTG GTGATCTTAAACTGGTTGAGAAACCATCTCCTCTTACATTGGCTCCTCACGACTTTGCCAACATCAAAGCCAATGTGAAGGTGGCCTCCACAGAGAATGGCATCATATTTGGAAACATAG TATACGATGTATCAGGGGCAGCCAGTGACAGGAACTGCGTAGTCCTCAGCGACATTCACATTGATATCATGGACTACATTCAGCCGGCTTCCTGCACGGATGCTGAGTTCAGACAGATGTGGGCTGAATTTGAGTGGGAAAATAAG GTTACCGTCAACACCAACATCACAGATCTAGCCGAATATCTGCAACACATTCTTAATTCTACCAACATGAAGTGCTTGACCCCAGAGAAG GCCCTGTCCGGCATCTGTGGCTTTATGGCAGCAAATCTATATGCCCGCTCTATATTTGGGGAGGATGCCCTTGCAAACGTCAGCATCGAAAAACCAATCCACATGGGACCTGATGCTCCAGTCAATGGCCATATTCGCATCCGAGCCAAAAGCCAG ggtATGGCTTTGAGTCTGGGTGACAAAATCAACCTCTCACAGAAGAAGTCCGTCTCATAA